Genomic DNA from Fusobacterium perfoetens:
CACGTTGACTGTCCAGGACACGCGGACTATGTTAAAAACATGATTACAGGAGCAGCTCAAATGGACGGTGCGATCCTAGTTGTTTCTGCAGCTGATGGTCCAATGCCTCAAACAAGAGAACACATCCTTCTATCAAGACAGGTTGGAGTTCCATACATCGTAGTATACTTAAACAAAGCAGACATGGTAGACGACGAAGAATTACTAGAACTAGTTGAAATGGAAGTAAGAGAAATCTTAACAGAATATGGATTCCCAGGAGACGAAGTACCAGTAGTAATCGGATCATCTTTAGGAGCATTAAACGGAGAAGAAAAATGGGTTAACCAAATCATGGCTCTTATGGACGCAGTTGACGAATATATCCCAACTCCAGAAAGAACAATAGATCAACCATTCTTAATGCCAATAGAAGATGTATTCACAATTACAGGAAGAGGAACAGTTGTAACAGGAAGAGTAGAAAGAGGAATCATCAAAGTTGGAGAAGAAGTAGAAATAGTAGGAATCAAACCAACAACAAAAACAACTTGTACAGGAGTAGAAATGTTCAGAAAACTTCTTGATCAAGGTCAAGCAGGAGACAACATTGGAGCTCTATTAAGAGGAACTAAAAAAGAAGAAGTAGAAAGAGGACAAGTACTAGCAAAACCAGGAACAATCCACCCACATACAAACTTCAACGGAGAAGTATATGTATTAACTAAAGAAGAAGGAGGAAGACATACTCCATTCTTCACAGGATACAGACCACAATTCTACTTTAGAACAACAGA
This window encodes:
- the tuf gene encoding elongation factor Tu → MAKEKFDRSKPHVNIGTIGHVDHGKTTTTAAISKVLADKGLAERVDFDKIDVAPEERERGITINTAHIEYQTEKRHYAHVDCPGHADYVKNMITGAAQMDGAILVVSAADGPMPQTREHILLSRQVGVPYIVVYLNKADMVDDEELLELVEMEVREILTEYGFPGDEVPVVIGSSLGALNGEEKWVNQIMALMDAVDEYIPTPERTIDQPFLMPIEDVFTITGRGTVVTGRVERGIIKVGEEVEIVGIKPTTKTTCTGVEMFRKLLDQGQAGDNIGALLRGTKKEEVERGQVLAKPGTIHPHTNFNGEVYVLTKEEGGRHTPFFTGYRPQFYFRTTDITGAVNLPEGVEMVMPGDNITMSVELIHPIAMEVGLRFAIREGGRTVASGVVSEITK